One genomic window of Arvicola amphibius chromosome 4, mArvAmp1.2, whole genome shotgun sequence includes the following:
- the Helt gene encoding hairy and enhancer of split-related protein HELT has protein sequence MSDRLKERKRTPVSHKVIEKRRRDRINRCLNELGKTVPMALAKQSSGKLEKAEILEMTVQYLRALHSADFPRGREKELLAEFANYFHYGYHECMKNLVHYLTTVERMETKDTKYARILAFLQSKARLGAEPAFPTLSLPEQDFSYQLHPAGPEFAGHSPGEATVFPQGATPGSLPWPHGAARSPALSYLSSAPVPLPSAAQQHSPFLAQVQGLDRHYLNLIGHAHPNALNLHTPQHPPVL, from the exons ATGTCAGACAGGCTCAAGGAACGCAAA agaacccCGGTTTCTCATAAAGTGATAGAAAAGCGGCGGAGGGACCGAATCAACCGCTGCTTGAACGAGCTGGGCAAGACAGTCCCCATGGCCCTGGCGAAACAG AGTTCCGGGAAACTGGAGAAGGCGGAGATCCTGGAGATGACAGTTCAGTACCTCAGAGCTCTGCACTCTGCGGATTTCCCCCGGGGAAGGGAAAAAG AGCTTTTAGCAGAGTTTGCCAACTACTTCCACTATGGGTACCACGAGTGCATGAAGAACCTGGTGCATTATCTCACCACCGTGGAGCGGATGGAGACCAAAGACACCAAGTATGCGCGCATCCTCGCCTTCTTGCAATCTAAGGCCCGTCTGGGCGCAGAGCCCGCCTTCCCGACTCTCTCGCTCCCGGAGCAGGATTTCTCCTATCAACTGCATCCCGCAGGTCCGGAGTTTGCCGGCCACAGTCCTGGAGAGGCCACCGTGTTCCCGCAGGGGGCTACGCCGGGGTCACTGCCCTGGCCTCACGGTGCGGCCCGCAGCCCAGCGCTGTCTTACTTGTCCAGCGCGCCGGTCCCTCTCCCCAGCGCCGCGCAGCAGCACAGCCCCTTCTTGGCTCAGGTGCAGGGCTTGGACAGGCATTACCTCAATCTGATCGGCCATGCCCATCCCAACGCCCTCAACCTGCACACGCCCCAGCACCCGCCGGTGCTCTGA